In Helianthus annuus cultivar XRQ/B chromosome 9, HanXRQr2.0-SUNRISE, whole genome shotgun sequence, the following are encoded in one genomic region:
- the LOC110879802 gene encoding E3 ubiquitin-protein ligase BOI isoform X2, whose amino-acid sequence MFGGLTNGHSGYPGFPEEHRSQYDMSALPQLQLFGKFPGGCAIDNINFVGNDQGHGMASGRPVKRARDPGPVSTQQKLRISLNNNFCQDDVGLARNNNMNPNHVSTGLKLSYEEDERNSSVTTVNENLKALHPATCPLTNGIKLEMDRQKELFDHYIKVQEENFVTGIRELNQKHTALLLNTLEKEVTKKLNEKDVEIVNMNRRNMELGLKIKQVAMEAQSWHYKAKYNESVANTLKNNLQQAIAQMPTQAKEGYGDSEVDDAASYTNVNDALGNPIPNQTCSLKPLNCKACNVKEVCVLLLPCRHLCLCKDCEALVENCPVCQTLRTESVHVFMS is encoded by the exons ATGTTTGGCGGTCTTACAAATGGTCATTCGGGATATCCGGGCTTCCCCGAGGAACATCGGTCGCAATACGACATGAGTGCATTGCCCCAGCTTCAACTATTTGGTAAAT TTCCAGGGGGTTGTGCAATCGACAACATAAACTTTGTGGGAAATGATCAGGGCCATGGAATGGCTTCTGGTCGGCCGGTCAAGAGGGCTCGTGACCCAGGACCGGTGTCCACACAGCAAAAGCTTCGTATATCTTTAAACAACAACTTTTGTCAAGATGATGTAGGCCTTGCTAGAAACAACAACATGAATCCAAATCATGTATCTACAGGTCTGAAACTGTCGTATGAAGAGGATGAACGCAATTCTTCTGTGACGACTGTTAATGAAAACTTGAAAGCTCTCCACCCTGCCACGTGTCCACTCACCAATGGTATCAAACTTGAAATGGATCGCCAAAAAGAACTCTTTGATCATTATATTAAAGTTCAG GAAGAAAATTTCGTGACGGGTATAAGAGAATTGAATCAGAAACACACGGCTTTGTTACTAAACACATTGGAGAAAGAAGTAACAAAGAAGTTAAATGAAAAAGATGTTGAAATAGTCAACATGAACCGAAGAAACATGGAATTAGGGCTGAAAATAAAGCAAGTTGCGATGGAAGCTCAATCTTGGCATTACAAAGCAAAATACAACGAGTCAGTAGCGAACACTCTCAAGAACAATCTTCAACAAGCTATCGCACAAATGCCCACACAGGCAAAAGAAGGGTATGGAGATAGTGAGGTAGATGATGCCGCTTCTTATACAAATGTAAACGATGCTTTGGGGAACCCAATACCAAATCAAACATGTTCTTTAAAGCCGTTAAACTGCAAAGCCTGCAACGTTAAAGAAGTTTGTGTGTTGTTACTGCCTTGTAGGCACTTGTGTCTGTGTAAAGATTGCGAAGCGTTGGTGGAAAATTGTCCTGTTTGTCAGACATTGAGAACCGAAAGTGTACATGTTTTCATGTCTTGA
- the LOC110879802 gene encoding E3 ubiquitin-protein ligase BOI isoform X1 gives MVEFGNSNMFGGLTNGHSGYPGFPEEHRSQYDMSALPQLQLFGKFPGGCAIDNINFVGNDQGHGMASGRPVKRARDPGPVSTQQKLRISLNNNFCQDDVGLARNNNMNPNHVSTGLKLSYEEDERNSSVTTVNENLKALHPATCPLTNGIKLEMDRQKELFDHYIKVQEENFVTGIRELNQKHTALLLNTLEKEVTKKLNEKDVEIVNMNRRNMELGLKIKQVAMEAQSWHYKAKYNESVANTLKNNLQQAIAQMPTQAKEGYGDSEVDDAASYTNVNDALGNPIPNQTCSLKPLNCKACNVKEVCVLLLPCRHLCLCKDCEALVENCPVCQTLRTESVHVFMS, from the exons ATGGTGGAATTTGGAAACAGTAACATGTTTGGCGGTCTTACAAATGGTCATTCGGGATATCCGGGCTTCCCCGAGGAACATCGGTCGCAATACGACATGAGTGCATTGCCCCAGCTTCAACTATTTGGTAAAT TTCCAGGGGGTTGTGCAATCGACAACATAAACTTTGTGGGAAATGATCAGGGCCATGGAATGGCTTCTGGTCGGCCGGTCAAGAGGGCTCGTGACCCAGGACCGGTGTCCACACAGCAAAAGCTTCGTATATCTTTAAACAACAACTTTTGTCAAGATGATGTAGGCCTTGCTAGAAACAACAACATGAATCCAAATCATGTATCTACAGGTCTGAAACTGTCGTATGAAGAGGATGAACGCAATTCTTCTGTGACGACTGTTAATGAAAACTTGAAAGCTCTCCACCCTGCCACGTGTCCACTCACCAATGGTATCAAACTTGAAATGGATCGCCAAAAAGAACTCTTTGATCATTATATTAAAGTTCAG GAAGAAAATTTCGTGACGGGTATAAGAGAATTGAATCAGAAACACACGGCTTTGTTACTAAACACATTGGAGAAAGAAGTAACAAAGAAGTTAAATGAAAAAGATGTTGAAATAGTCAACATGAACCGAAGAAACATGGAATTAGGGCTGAAAATAAAGCAAGTTGCGATGGAAGCTCAATCTTGGCATTACAAAGCAAAATACAACGAGTCAGTAGCGAACACTCTCAAGAACAATCTTCAACAAGCTATCGCACAAATGCCCACACAGGCAAAAGAAGGGTATGGAGATAGTGAGGTAGATGATGCCGCTTCTTATACAAATGTAAACGATGCTTTGGGGAACCCAATACCAAATCAAACATGTTCTTTAAAGCCGTTAAACTGCAAAGCCTGCAACGTTAAAGAAGTTTGTGTGTTGTTACTGCCTTGTAGGCACTTGTGTCTGTGTAAAGATTGCGAAGCGTTGGTGGAAAATTGTCCTGTTTGTCAGACATTGAGAACCGAAAGTGTACATGTTTTCATGTCTTGA